A single window of Leptospira semungkisensis DNA harbors:
- a CDS encoding DNA-3-methyladenine glycosylase family protein produces MDRDARLRKAVLWLKKKDPKLKQIIEKVGPCTLEMMGKPYPVLLRAVISQQLSGKAAATMEARVKEYYGNGKKFPDPKILSALSVPKLRKAGLSVAKSETLKRIANAYLDGTISDHKLSKLNDQEVLDLLCSLKGVGPWTAEMVLMFSLDRWDHFSLNDLILRKAIQRNYGIHENSKKEILEFTAEFSPYRTILSWYLWRDHGPWM; encoded by the coding sequence ATGGATCGCGATGCGAGATTACGCAAGGCCGTACTCTGGCTTAAGAAGAAGGATCCGAAGCTCAAACAAATCATAGAAAAAGTCGGCCCATGCACCTTAGAGATGATGGGAAAACCGTATCCTGTCTTGCTTAGGGCTGTCATTAGCCAGCAACTTTCGGGAAAGGCCGCGGCAACAATGGAAGCTCGCGTAAAAGAATATTACGGAAATGGAAAGAAGTTCCCGGATCCTAAAATTCTCTCCGCTTTATCGGTCCCGAAATTGCGCAAAGCCGGTCTCTCCGTAGCAAAGAGCGAAACCTTAAAGAGGATAGCGAATGCATACTTGGATGGGACAATTTCGGATCATAAGCTCTCTAAGTTGAACGACCAAGAAGTCTTGGATCTATTATGCAGTTTAAAAGGAGTCGGTCCTTGGACAGCAGAAATGGTTTTGATGTTTTCTTTGGATAGATGGGACCATTTTTCTTTGAACGATCTAATTCTGAGAAAAGCGATCCAGAGGAATTATGGGATCCACGAGAACTCCAAGAAGGAGATCCTAGAGTTCACTGCGGAATTTTCCCCTTATAGGACGATCTTGAGTTGGTATTTGTGGAGAGACCACGGGCCCTGGATGTAG
- a CDS encoding Crp/Fnr family transcriptional regulator has translation MSNGFFQIVNYPKGSYVIVEGKKEAHNFFIIRQGKVRVARENQVVGEDPNQLLGPGDFFGVVAAMSQHAQIESAIALTDVSLIQVSYDQFGTLIQKNTPVAMKIIRYFSMKLRQFDSTITRLTFRSAVEEDPNQLFAIGEYYFNQKNTLHAAYAFQKYLQYLPNGQFATQAKLKLQTVNQPVAPPPIDYTKFNRAYSDNEMVFCEHEPGRELYIIQHGRVKITKIVDSNEVLLAVLQSGDIFGEMALLDNKPRSASAIAWGEVQLLAINKANFEGMVKAQPQLATRLITLLSERIWTAYKQLANLLITDPQGRIADTLMTLVEKNRVKVVPKSNYNFEIGTKDLIKMVGLTYPKDENLVLDLISKNKFIKLDQGKISCTDLVELEKLVQAFRKKSQIDAKIKKRA, from the coding sequence ATGTCCAACGGCTTCTTTCAAATTGTGAACTACCCTAAAGGGTCCTATGTCATCGTCGAAGGCAAGAAAGAAGCCCATAATTTCTTTATAATCAGACAGGGCAAGGTTCGAGTCGCACGCGAGAATCAAGTAGTGGGCGAGGATCCAAACCAGCTCTTAGGTCCTGGAGACTTTTTCGGAGTTGTGGCTGCGATGAGCCAGCACGCTCAGATCGAATCTGCGATCGCACTTACCGATGTATCCTTGATCCAAGTTAGTTACGATCAATTCGGTACCTTAATTCAGAAGAATACTCCGGTAGCGATGAAGATCATTCGCTACTTCTCCATGAAACTCAGACAGTTCGACTCAACGATCACTCGTTTGACGTTTCGTTCTGCAGTAGAAGAGGATCCGAATCAGTTATTTGCAATCGGAGAGTACTACTTCAATCAGAAGAACACTCTTCATGCTGCGTACGCATTTCAGAAATATTTACAATACCTTCCCAATGGACAGTTTGCAACTCAGGCTAAATTGAAATTGCAAACAGTGAATCAACCGGTTGCGCCTCCTCCGATCGATTATACGAAATTCAACCGTGCATACAGTGACAATGAGATGGTCTTCTGCGAGCACGAGCCAGGAAGAGAACTTTATATTATCCAACACGGAAGAGTAAAAATTACTAAGATCGTGGATTCCAACGAAGTGCTCCTCGCAGTTCTACAAAGCGGAGACATTTTCGGAGAGATGGCTCTCTTAGATAATAAGCCTCGTTCTGCTTCCGCTATTGCGTGGGGAGAAGTGCAACTTCTTGCGATCAATAAGGCCAACTTCGAAGGCATGGTTAAGGCTCAGCCTCAGCTTGCTACTCGACTCATTACTCTTTTGTCAGAAAGGATTTGGACTGCGTATAAGCAGCTTGCTAACTTGTTGATTACTGATCCTCAAGGAAGAATTGCAGATACTCTGATGACTCTTGTTGAGAAGAACAGAGTTAAGGTTGTTCCGAAATCCAATTATAACTTTGAGATCGGAACAAAGGACTTGATCAAGATGGTCGGTCTAACGTATCCGAAAGATGAGAACCTTGTACTCGATCTGATCTCTAAAAACAAATTTATCAAGTTAGATCAAGGAAAGATTTCCTGCACTGACTTAGTGGAATTGGAGAAGCTTGTCCAAGCATTCCGCAAAAAATCACAAATAGACGCTAAGATCAAAAAACGGGCTTAA
- a CDS encoding adenosine deaminase, producing MNTKEFGSGLGFADLHNHLYGSLRPELLWKIGYENPSPRWDIFTKPFQELYGKKINTESFFEDYRSKEDFEKLYLFNHQGPFPEFQAKFNLIIALSKFNPEEIRFVSKRVTKDQFEEGVSFGEYRIMYAPNDTYEGIYSKTLASCEGFAEVESELSGKASSRLVISLHRDGNVFKEYDMVKEMMEKDPIIRKYVVGLDFCYIEEGFPPKDKKEFLSQVQKDNRAETSTALTVLYHVGESFQDKTILSAARWVLESAEWGAHRLGHAIALGMDPNAYAGKTISETSSERKDTLTYLLDHWEEVSKYGEISSKERLSAELDSIRHKEKTEISITETQVSETKAYQEYCMDRIRNTSAIIESCPSSNEYIGMVRDKSHHPLIRFAKHGLKFTISTDDPGIFGTDIREEYRKAESLGLSQDQLEKVRKDSFLYTSEILSGRLPVKDGVYSE from the coding sequence ATGAATACAAAAGAATTCGGTTCCGGGCTTGGCTTTGCGGACCTTCATAATCATTTATACGGTAGCTTAAGGCCCGAGCTGCTCTGGAAGATTGGATACGAAAATCCTTCTCCGCGTTGGGACATATTTACAAAACCATTTCAAGAGCTATACGGAAAGAAGATCAATACTGAATCTTTCTTCGAAGATTATAGATCTAAAGAAGATTTCGAAAAACTCTATCTTTTCAATCACCAAGGGCCATTCCCTGAGTTTCAGGCCAAATTCAATCTGATCATCGCTCTTTCCAAATTCAATCCGGAAGAGATCCGCTTCGTTTCTAAAAGAGTTACCAAAGACCAATTTGAAGAAGGTGTTAGCTTCGGAGAGTATAGGATCATGTACGCTCCTAACGATACGTACGAAGGCATTTATTCTAAGACCTTAGCTTCTTGTGAAGGATTTGCGGAAGTCGAATCAGAACTTTCCGGAAAGGCTTCTTCTCGTTTAGTCATCTCCTTACATAGAGACGGAAACGTATTTAAGGAATACGACATGGTCAAGGAGATGATGGAGAAGGATCCTATCATCCGGAAATACGTAGTTGGATTAGATTTTTGTTATATAGAAGAAGGTTTCCCTCCTAAAGACAAAAAGGAATTTCTAAGCCAAGTCCAAAAAGACAATCGCGCGGAGACTTCTACTGCGTTGACAGTTCTGTATCATGTAGGTGAATCATTTCAAGATAAGACGATTCTATCTGCGGCTCGTTGGGTCTTGGAATCTGCGGAGTGGGGAGCGCACCGTTTAGGTCACGCGATCGCTTTGGGAATGGATCCGAATGCGTATGCAGGCAAGACGATTTCGGAAACTTCTTCTGAAAGAAAAGATACTCTGACTTATCTCTTGGATCATTGGGAAGAAGTTTCTAAATACGGAGAAATTTCTTCGAAGGAAAGACTGAGCGCCGAATTAGATTCTATCCGACATAAAGAAAAGACCGAAATTTCGATTACGGAAACGCAGGTATCGGAAACAAAGGCATATCAAGAATATTGTATGGATCGTATTCGGAATACTTCCGCAATTATAGAATCTTGTCCGAGTTCTAACGAGTACATCGGAATGGTCAGAGATAAATCTCATCATCCTTTGATCCGCTTCGCGAAACACGGTTTGAAATTTACGATCTCCACGGATGATCCTGGCATTTTTGGAACGGATATTAGAGAAGAATATCGCAAGGCAGAATCCTTAGGTCTAAGCCAAGATCAATTGGAGAAGGTTAGAAAGGATTCTTTCCTTTATACTTCCGAGATTCTGTCGGGAAGGTTGCCTGTGAAAGACGGAGTTTATTCGGAATGA
- the gmd gene encoding GDP-mannose 4,6-dehydratase, translating into MKKALITGITGQDGSYLTELLLDKNYEVHGIVRRTSSLNRDRIEHLRGNSRLFLHYGDLTDSSNLNRILEKVQPDEIYNLAAQSHVGVSFEVPEYTAEVDAVGTLRILDAIKQTGVKSRFYQASTSELYGKVQAVPQDEKTPFYPRSPYAVAKLYAYWAVVNYREAFGLHASNGILFNHESPRRGEGFVTRKITLGVAGLASGKSGAIRLGNLDSKRDWGYAPDYVNMMWMMLQQDQPDDYVVATNETHTVREFIEESFRHLDIQVEWKGTGDQEKGYDKKNGKLLIEVDPSFYRPTEVDLLIGDPAKAKAKLGWEPKVKFKELVEIMIKADCKSVGINI; encoded by the coding sequence ATGAAAAAGGCGCTTATCACAGGGATCACCGGCCAAGACGGATCCTATCTTACAGAGTTACTCTTGGATAAAAATTACGAGGTGCACGGGATTGTCCGTAGAACCAGCTCTTTGAATAGAGATAGGATCGAGCATCTTAGAGGAAATTCCCGCCTTTTCCTCCATTATGGAGATTTGACTGATTCCAGTAACCTAAACCGTATCCTGGAAAAGGTTCAGCCGGATGAAATTTATAATTTAGCAGCACAGTCTCACGTAGGAGTTTCTTTCGAAGTTCCGGAATACACTGCAGAAGTAGACGCTGTGGGAACTCTTAGGATCTTGGACGCAATCAAGCAAACCGGAGTCAAATCTAGATTCTATCAGGCTTCTACTTCCGAGCTCTATGGAAAAGTGCAAGCAGTACCGCAAGATGAGAAGACTCCTTTCTATCCTAGATCTCCTTATGCAGTCGCGAAATTATACGCATACTGGGCAGTCGTGAATTACAGAGAAGCGTTCGGATTGCACGCCTCCAACGGAATATTGTTCAATCATGAATCTCCAAGAAGGGGGGAAGGTTTCGTAACCCGTAAAATCACTCTCGGAGTTGCGGGCCTAGCTTCCGGAAAAAGCGGAGCCATCCGATTGGGGAATTTGGACTCCAAGAGAGACTGGGGATACGCACCGGATTACGTAAACATGATGTGGATGATGCTGCAACAGGATCAGCCAGACGACTATGTTGTCGCCACAAATGAAACTCATACGGTTCGCGAGTTTATCGAAGAATCCTTTAGACATCTGGACATCCAAGTAGAATGGAAAGGAACCGGAGACCAAGAGAAAGGATATGATAAGAAGAATGGAAAACTTTTGATCGAAGTAGATCCTTCCTTCTATAGACCAACCGAAGTAGATCTACTGATCGGAGATCCAGCCAAGGCAAAGGCGAAACTCGGATGGGAACCAAAAGTCAAGTTCAAAGAACTCGTAGAGATCATGATCAAAGCCGACTGCAAATCAGTTGGAATTAATATCTGA
- a CDS encoding LIC10235 family protein, with translation MKPKKVTNDDLEKIIAGVKTQAVEAIGNYLYKGFRIQVSKYNLSGAERVQLLYQRRRKEGLCIVCGTKVGKKNPSTGRLYRLCEFHRKKIDKKK, from the coding sequence ATGAAACCAAAGAAAGTCACTAACGATGATTTGGAAAAGATCATCGCCGGGGTTAAGACTCAAGCAGTGGAAGCTATTGGGAACTACCTCTACAAAGGATTTCGGATACAGGTTAGTAAATATAACCTGTCGGGGGCAGAAAGGGTTCAGCTCCTTTACCAAAGGAGAAGAAAAGAAGGTCTTTGTATCGTCTGCGGAACCAAAGTTGGAAAGAAAAACCCGTCTACAGGCAGGTTATATCGCCTCTGCGAATTCCACCGGAAAAAAATAGATAAAAAAAAGTAA
- a CDS encoding tetratricopeptide repeat protein, whose translation MFSGFYFNEGKSFPTSSTSLASLLSQKVFFLLLLILPFSIFSQGETPSKQGPSDSEILFRVAEEAYKDRRFFQAIESLRNFLVLYPANSKKTRVLSLLRDCFLKLDRPEKALEVSLDLYKMEPTGESGLESYLEAGRLLARMGEIDQAKQIFSSICRQSYSRAVAEKAALEFSGIDLLSEREEPSPEGESCREK comes from the coding sequence TTGTTTTCCGGATTTTATTTCAACGAAGGGAAATCATTCCCGACTTCTTCCACTTCATTAGCTTCTCTCCTTTCTCAAAAAGTTTTCTTCTTATTACTTTTAATTCTTCCTTTCTCAATCTTCTCCCAAGGAGAAACTCCTTCTAAGCAAGGCCCAAGTGATTCCGAGATTTTGTTTCGGGTAGCAGAAGAAGCTTATAAGGATCGCCGATTCTTTCAGGCGATTGAGAGTCTTCGTAATTTTCTAGTGCTCTATCCGGCGAATTCAAAGAAAACCAGAGTTCTTTCTCTTCTCCGGGATTGCTTTTTGAAGCTGGATCGTCCTGAGAAAGCTTTAGAAGTCAGTCTGGACCTGTACAAAATGGAACCTACGGGAGAATCGGGTCTAGAATCCTACTTGGAAGCCGGACGCCTGTTGGCTAGGATGGGAGAAATTGACCAAGCGAAGCAGATTTTCTCTTCTATTTGCAGGCAATCCTACTCTAGAGCTGTGGCAGAAAAAGCGGCTCTTGAGTTTTCCGGGATTGATTTGCTTTCCGAAAGGGAAGAGCCTTCTCCAGAAGGGGAATCTTGCCGCGAAAAATAA
- a CDS encoding glycerophosphodiester phosphodiesterase, translated as MGFDPFSFPKPWVIAHRGDSGTYPENTLLSFRKAVEIKADWIELDITYSSDNQIVVIHDDSLDRTTDKKGEIRLLPYNLIRNSDAGSWKDPKFKGEPVPNLWEVWEFLKDKEIGLNVEIKSTAYEEIPIEAAIEQELVDYAKKNSLFSRTLFSSFCWDSLVRLRELSVEPKLGILIGDETSSWEDALELGFRLNAFSLNLSMANLNSEIVSKIQGEGFKVLVYTLNTEEELKKGIDMGVDGIFTNFPTRMRSLLT; from the coding sequence GTGGGCTTCGATCCATTTTCCTTTCCTAAGCCTTGGGTCATTGCTCATCGAGGAGATAGTGGGACTTATCCGGAGAATACTCTATTATCTTTTCGTAAAGCTGTAGAGATAAAGGCTGATTGGATAGAATTGGATATCACTTATTCTTCAGACAATCAGATCGTGGTCATTCATGACGACAGTTTAGATAGGACCACAGACAAAAAGGGAGAGATACGACTTCTTCCTTATAATTTGATACGAAATTCGGATGCCGGCTCTTGGAAGGATCCTAAATTTAAGGGTGAGCCTGTTCCAAATCTTTGGGAAGTTTGGGAGTTCTTAAAAGACAAAGAGATCGGTTTGAATGTGGAGATCAAGTCCACTGCTTATGAAGAGATACCTATAGAAGCTGCGATCGAGCAGGAGCTTGTGGATTATGCGAAGAAGAATTCTCTCTTTTCAAGGACGTTATTCTCTTCTTTTTGCTGGGACTCTTTAGTCCGTCTGAGGGAACTTTCTGTGGAACCGAAACTCGGTATCTTGATCGGAGATGAAACTTCTTCTTGGGAAGATGCTCTGGAGCTCGGGTTTCGCTTAAATGCTTTTAGTTTGAATCTGTCTATGGCGAACCTAAATTCTGAGATCGTTTCTAAGATACAAGGAGAAGGATTTAAGGTTCTCGTTTATACTTTAAATACAGAAGAAGAACTGAAGAAGGGGATAGATATGGGAGTCGATGGGATCTTCACGAACTTTCCTACAAGAATGAGATCTTTACTTACTTAA
- a CDS encoding MATE family efflux transporter, which translates to MDHFYKKIRRSYRASRLNVKILSLALPVVFGMLSQSLVWITDTIMIGYLGQNAIAAVGIAGTSYYTLIAFLIGFSMGVQIIVARRFGEGRKDQIGKVGITTVYLSLFLGSMLSFLGPIISQPLMNLIGPDITVNSLASEYLFFRSIGSGFYFLGFCFRGFLDGLGFTKAGFVSMAVTTLANIFFNWIFIYGNLGSDAMGIGGAGLASSLAGLAGLLVFPIFFFYYRVNEYFKEISLFPSWEHLKEIIKVGTPPGFEEGFVNVAFVLFAKIQGMISVIAIAASNVLFSTLSFAFLPGYAFGVAATTILGQAMGAKKYKLAYHSAFRSAFISAHVMGLIGLCFIFLGKQIIELITHDPALIEECYPVLALIGVIQIGDAYHMVIGAALRGAGMQTYVFRIYILLTYLLMLPSAYLFGIVWKGGTFGIWGGIFIWIASLSIVFVYEFRKKNWVKGTV; encoded by the coding sequence TTGGATCACTTTTATAAAAAAATACGCCGATCTTACAGAGCTAGTAGATTAAACGTTAAAATTCTATCTTTGGCCTTGCCGGTTGTTTTCGGAATGCTCAGCCAATCTTTGGTTTGGATCACCGATACGATCATGATCGGCTATTTGGGGCAGAACGCGATCGCTGCAGTAGGTATTGCAGGCACAAGTTATTATACGTTGATCGCCTTTCTAATCGGATTCTCCATGGGGGTGCAGATCATCGTCGCCCGTAGGTTTGGAGAAGGAAGAAAAGATCAGATAGGAAAAGTAGGAATTACTACTGTTTATCTTTCCTTGTTTTTAGGATCCATGCTTTCCTTTTTAGGACCGATCATCTCTCAACCATTGATGAATCTGATCGGACCGGATATTACTGTAAATTCACTCGCGTCAGAATATCTTTTCTTTCGATCTATAGGCAGTGGATTTTATTTTTTAGGATTCTGTTTTAGAGGATTTTTAGACGGATTAGGATTCACTAAGGCAGGCTTTGTTTCTATGGCCGTTACCACCTTAGCGAATATATTCTTCAATTGGATCTTTATCTATGGAAATCTAGGAAGCGATGCCATGGGAATTGGAGGCGCAGGGCTTGCCTCGTCTTTGGCGGGACTCGCAGGATTGCTCGTATTTCCTATATTCTTCTTTTATTATAGAGTTAACGAATATTTCAAAGAGATCAGTTTATTTCCCAGTTGGGAGCACTTGAAAGAGATCATAAAAGTAGGAACTCCTCCCGGCTTTGAAGAAGGATTCGTGAACGTAGCCTTTGTTTTATTCGCAAAAATTCAAGGAATGATATCTGTCATCGCGATCGCCGCTTCGAATGTATTATTTTCCACTCTTAGTTTTGCCTTTCTTCCAGGATACGCGTTCGGAGTTGCAGCAACCACCATCTTGGGCCAAGCAATGGGCGCTAAAAAATATAAGCTCGCCTATCATTCTGCATTTCGGTCCGCATTTATTTCCGCTCACGTAATGGGATTGATCGGCCTTTGCTTTATCTTTTTAGGAAAGCAGATCATAGAACTCATCACTCATGATCCTGCATTGATCGAAGAATGTTATCCTGTGCTCGCTCTCATCGGGGTCATACAGATCGGAGATGCATATCATATGGTTATAGGGGCAGCGCTCAGGGGAGCTGGAATGCAAACCTATGTCTTCAGAATATATATCTTACTAACGTATCTGCTGATGCTTCCTTCTGCCTATCTTTTCGGTATCGTATGGAAAGGCGGGACATTCGGGATCTGGGGAGGAATATTTATATGGATTGCGAGTCTTTCCATAGTATTCGTATACGAATTCAGAAAGAAGAACTGGGTGAAGGGAACGGTTTAA